A region of the Dermacentor albipictus isolate Rhodes 1998 colony chromosome 4, USDA_Dalb.pri_finalv2, whole genome shotgun sequence genome:
TTTAATGGGGACACCAAGAACAATTAGAGTCAGCAGAATAGTTTGTGAGCCATAGTTGCCTTACTAGACGTGGGACATAAGATTCTCCAATACTAGAAGGCACTCAAAATTTTGCATTGGACGATGGATATTTTAGGTGAATTTTCCTTCTTGCAGTACACCACTGTGACGCGGATAATAAACTTCCTTATGAACAACCCGTCATCAGTTATGTCAAAGTATACCCTGTCGTCATATGGTCTTGACTGTGCAAGTTAAGAAATCCAGAAAATTCATAGATTTATCGGTCCCTACCCTAGCGGTAACATTGGTGTAAGAATTGGCATTACTGACAAATTAGCAGATGTGCGTCtttttaagagagagagagaaagcaaggacaggaaaggcagggaggtcaaccagaagagtatccggtttgttaccctacactgggtgtgggggaaaggggaatagaaagaagaagaaagggagagagtaagcacagagtacgtgtgggagggacacttcAAACCAAACTTTACTTCAAACCAGTTACTTAACAGCAACAAAGTTCTGTTGTAATTGGTTCGCTACAATTTTATTCCTTCTTTTAGTAACGCTACTGATTTTGTAACCGTAACTGCGTGATTGCATCTCACAACGTTATTATTCACTCTGCTAAAATGCCCTTTTGTAATGAATATACTTAAAAATAAATATGTTGAATAATCAGTTGGACTCTAAAATTTTGTTGATGGCAGAACTAAGATGTCTTTCATTATTGCGAAAACTACGTATTTCAATAACAGCAAATTATTTATGCTCAAGACAGCAATGTGGAAGAATGTTGTTGAAAGAGAAATGAAACTGGCACCCGCCCGACTTCCAGCACGAAGCTACAATGAACCTCGTGCGGGTTACTCAATAAGAAAGCGTCGCAGTTGAAGATAGATCGCGGACATGCACGAATTTCTTTCAGTTGTGAAGCTTTATTCATAAGATACCCATGTGGTTTTCGTGTTAGCGACGCACGTGCTACAAGTTATGTGGGTGACAATATTATtttgcacgcacgcacacgtgatCTCTCTGACGCgtgatcacacacacacaaaaacgcgcgcacgcgcgcgcacgcacgcacacacgcacgcacgcacgcacgcacgcacgcacgagcgAACGCAGGCCTGAGCACCATCATTTTGCTTGAATAAATGCAATTGGCTTCACAGATCTAAAAGACGGCCAAGATACCGCATTACACAAGCACAGTGCTTCCTTCATTGAGCTCGTGCAATGAATGTTCTTTCGCTGGCGTTATtctaaaaaaataattttcaaagCCCTTCTAGTTCCCGCCGCAACGTTTAGCTAACGGCAAGACATGGAACTCATGCAGGAGAAGTGTCCCATATAGCATGCAAGTAAGAAAAAAGACATAAATGACACCAATGGATAACGGAGAGGTGTAATTATACTGCCAGGTGGCACGAATACGATCGCGAGTTGAATACACAACTATATCCCGCCCTTTGCGCCATTTCCACTAGCGCTGGattcaaatatttattatgcAACATCGATACCTGCTCTCCGCAAAAATCTACAAATTAGGTTGCCTCTGCAAGGTCACAGACGGGACGGTACCAGCCTATGGCACGTACGTTGAAAGCTGCTTGCATAGGCAAAGCGGGGACACTGAATGGCCACTACTGCGCAGCGTCGACTATAAAAGGCTCCGCTGCAAAGCTACAGGGCACTAGATAGCCCCACTGCGAAAGAAGACCACCATGAAGGCCGCGGTGAGCCTACCACTTGGTGCACCAACCATGAAACCATCGGATTACCATTGTTATGTTATGCGGAATAGTTCCTCGTAACTGGGTTATTTTTCGAATGCATCTTAGGAATTTACATCCATGTGGATGACAACCTCCTAGACTTATCTACAATGCTCGCAAAAGCTGTTTTCAACATTATGAAGAAAGTTCTGGGACCCTCTTCTTACATCTGACAATTCATGCTCTACCTTGTTGTTTCAGGAGACAAAAGAACTAAAATAGCAGCAGTAAGAAACAACGTTATTCTGAAGGGTGATTCCGAGTAATGACGAAAGAAGCTGACGTTATTCACACCCGCCAATAAGAAAGTCTTATTGGTGAACTATTTTTCAAGAGTACAGCTATAACTCTAACCCATTAACAAAAGCTTATTTAGAAATCACTACAACGCAGTCGGCGACTCCAAGTGAACGTTACGGGTAAACACCAAGGTTGTTTTAATTGCTCCAATCCTTGAAATAGAGTTCATGTTTGTTGGGTacgcaaaatatttttgtaatgTTTCTTGCGACAGCAACACAAGCTAGCCAATGTTGACAGACCACCTTGGTTGCGACACAGCACGAGACTAACGTACAAAACGTTATTTAGGCTTTGTCATAGAAGAATGAGACATTAGGAAAGATCATTTTATTGTGTAATCTCTAGGCTCCCCTGAAAATTCTGTGAACCTATCTTTCGTTACCTTCGCACAATAGCACCAGCTCAAGTACAATATATATTCCAAATAAGAGGGTACTGAAAATTCCTTTTTGTACAAGTTGATGCATTTTCACTTGAAAAGCGAGTATTCTATGGGGGTAATCGTGTGCACTTGTTCCACTGCCTACAAAATGCTTCACAGCACGTGCTCTTTAAAATATTCTATCGTGGCTATGCGCCATTTTGGTAAAAATTTTATGACTCAAGATTTGTCTGTTTTTGATGTACAGTCGAGAACGGAGGTGCGCAGTTCGCTGATAGTACGCGGAAGTATAACCTGCATGCTTCACTTTCGGGGTCGTTTCATTGGTTCCCGTGATACCGTATTGTTTCTCCGATTTCGTGCTCCGAAGGCTCTTTCACTCTCAAGTAGACAACATTGTGCACTACGTTTTGCATTTGCGTGTACTGCTTGTCAGGGTGCAGGGCCAGGTTAACGCAGCATGAGTCAACGTAGTTCAGTGGCTAGATTTTATCACCAGCTAAGTTTATTCACCGGCTAGAAATTACACAGGGAAGGCAGTGACTTAAGCTTTTTTATAACGCTATGTTTAGTATCTCTCTCTTCCGCGAACCACAGTGCGGAGTcattcactgaaaaaaatgaggaaaggttgcgtaagttcttttttttcacaattgttaCTAAATTTTGCAGCTTCGCCTCGCCGTCCTCGCCATCGCTTTCGCCATTGCCACCGCCGGTGGTTTTGGTGGCCTCGGTGGTGGCTACGGTGGCGGTTTTGGCCACGGTGGTGGACTTGGCTATGGTGGCGGCCTAGGCCACCGTGGCTTTGGTGGCATTGGCGGCCTCGGTGGCTTCGGCTATGGCGGAGGATACGGCGGCCATTACGGCGGCACCTACGCTGGCAGCTACGCTGGCACCTACGCTGGCAGCTACGGCGGCGGCTATGGTGGCGGACACGGCGGTCACCTGGGCGGCTTCTACGGCTGAGCATATGTTCATCTAGGGTTTACAAATTTGTGAGTACTGGTTATAAAGGTGTGCCACTAGACTTTCTGAACACTATAGCTTAATAAGGATGGGGAACTGAGAAACTATAGCTTGTTTAGATAAATGGTGCTGCCGTGGTTTTCTCGAATATGTCGCAAATGGTCTCGTGCGTAGAGATGAAGCACTGGTTTTATCTGTTTCACGGTAAGGGGACGATCACAGCAAGCTACAAACGAAAACAGCAATAAATAAGATGCATTGTCAAGGCCATATGATTATTGGCCTCAACAGCTATTATAAAAATGCTGCTCAAGCAGGTGAGAAACCGAAGTAAATGATTTCCTTACATtgaaaaacaaagttcactgcgcataatATTGTGATGCAAAAAATGTCTTTCAAGTGGACCATTAAAATGAACGATGTAAAGCACACCGGAAAACGTGCACTTTCACGAACTGTGTGATGTCACTTCACAGAGAGAAATTTTTTAATGGAATGACCATTGTCAGCAGAGAAAAAGATAACGAAGTGTGTTTCTTGACAGCCAGAGAACTTTCAGGCATACCTGTGCTTCTTTCGCTTGTCATTACGTAATAACTGCCACACCGAGAGAGTGACACCTGTATTAGCTTAAGAAACTTAAACTTGTTTCTTTTGATAATGACTTCATGCTTACGCTATTATTGCAGAGCAATAGCTAGTTCGCAACCCTTCAAATATTCTTATGTGTTCCTTATGCGATAGCGAAAAGAGGAGATTGTTTGCTTTTTCGTAAATTGGGTAGCGATACAGCAAAGAAACGTGTGGCAGAAAAGTCATTTTGTATGTGTTCATAGAAGTAAGTCTAACatgttacatatttttttttcattgcagagtAATGTACAGAAGATACGAAGAACTCACCCATCCTGGGAATCATTGGTTTATTTAACTTGACTCGGAAGCAAAAAATAAATGTTGTGACAGAACTATACACGATCTGGCCTGTTCTCGTAATCAGCACCGCTTGCCTTGAAAGTGCATTGTGGATTTTTAGAGACCCATCGGGAGGGCAAAATTTCTCTTTATTTGTGTCCGGAAACCAATACAAGTGCGTGCCTGAGAGGGGCTGCAAGCGCAATGAAGAACTTATGTGAATATTGGTATGCAGGTGTACTGGATCTTGGAACAACTCCACGTCACTTCGAATACGTTGCTCAGCTGAACTCCATTACATTTTCCTGTGTTAAAGATTACACGAAGGCCAGCGGTTACATCTGCAGATGGAAGTGTTCCATGATCGTGAATGATAAATCACTAGCGTGGCGCCGAGTGGTATGTTTATTCAGACAAGATTAGCAATTTGAGTCAGTAGCCTTTGGTGAGCGCCTTAATCGAAGGAAAAACAATCGCATAGAGCGCGCGTTCCATCAAAGGTGGAGTCTTACAACAAAGAGGAACACGTACATAATAGTTCGCTTCTAACGTGTTTCAAGCTTGATGTTTACTTGAAAGATGTGAGCGCCGTCTGAACGGTAATGTTGTGAGCCcatacgcctttttttttttatttcgagtaCCAACACTAGTGCGTAAGTTTACAACATGAAGCTTCTTAAGGCACACTGCGGATCAGGAAGAaagcaaaaacaaggaaagaatTAAATAAAGAGAAATACTTTGCTCTAATAATAGGTAGGCCATACTTGCGACAGAGGTCGAGAGATTAAAAACAATTTCTGTAGATTCCTCCATTTAAAGACGAATCAACTAGGCAGCATTTTTATTAACATTTTGGTGAACTGCGCGAAGGCAGGACAAGGAAGGAAGCAAACACATGTGCAGAGTATCAACATGTGATTTATGTGAATATGCACAGAGCATATATTTTTATATGAATGCAGACTAGGTAAATTATGGATGAGTCTCTATCTGTTGTACAAGGTAGTCGAGCCTCTTATCTCTAAGacgaattttatttatttatttatttatttatttatttatttatttatttatttatttatttatatcccCTCCCGGGCTTACAtaaagcattacagaggggaagTCCTAATAGATAGAGATAActatacaaaaaataaaaattaacaaGATAATCGGCTAACAATGCATAGTACAATGTGAAAAtaacccgccgttgttgctcagtggctgcggtgttgggctgctgagcacaagatcgCCGCGTCGAaacccggccgtggcggccgcatttcgattggggcgaaatacgaaaacgcccgtgttcttagatttacgCCGGCGTTAAAGAAcacaaggtggtcgaaatttccgcagtcctcaactacgacgtgcctcctaatcagaaagttgttttggcaggTAGAACCTGactatttaatttaatttaatgtgAAAATAACGCACAATGGTGAGAAATAATAAGCACATCATGCTAACAAAGGTAATTAGAGAATAGAAAGACTGGAACCATGTGTAATACGGGCAAAATATAAATGCCTGATATTGATAGTGAAATCTAGAGTGAGACGAAAAGCAGATATTGATAGAAAATAAAGCATAACGCCAACCATGCTGTTCGTAGATTAGGTAGATAGTACTCTGTAAATAACTCATAAACAGCACTGGTCAGAAGAAAAAGGAGCTGCTTTACTATATATTGAAATCAAGGTGTACTGGATAACGTTAGCAAGTGCCTTACGGAAGGCATCAGTGTTAGTAATACAGCCTAGTGGATCCGATTGGTGATTTCATTCCTGGCATGTTTTTGGATGAAACGAGTTACCATATATAGATGTTCTGTGGGATGGGATGCACGCTTTATGACGTTGGTCTACGCGTGCAGAAGTAAAAGATGCTGGTTCGATATAGGGTGACTTGAGCGTTGGAATTGGTGGCATGTTTTATAGCACGAACAAAAACTAGTGGTTTTTCGGAGCTTTATATGGTGATATACGTTGAAGGCAACTTTCATACTGTTGTATTTAGGAGAGGACAGACGAAAGATGCAATCAATGCACGTATGTCATCTTCCTTTCTTTACTGTCCCGACGCGACTTCCCTCTTCTTCTTGCGTATACGGCAGTTGCTCGgctgatagagagagagaaataaactttattgtgagaccaggcttcttgagctcaaaggtgggtggcctcctccgTGCACGTAGCtgataaaagaataaaaaagaacctATCTCTTGTGTAGCGCGTGCTCCCTCGGATTTAAGGGCGTTTTTCATACTTCGAAGGCACCTCCATGGTAGTGGGCTGGTTCTTGTTTCCTAGAGTGAAGACGGTTCTCTACTGATTGACTTTGTTCGCTTGTGTTTCTCTTGCCTGGCGTAAATGGACAGTCAGGAGGATGCGCAACCGAAGGCAATGCACCAACTGGAAGAAGCGGGTGGGATAGTGGTACACCACATTCTAAGAAAGCAGGGCGATTGGTTATGAACTTCTTCACAGCTTCTGAGTGTATTGCTTGAAACCTGGAAGCATTCTAGACTCGATCGTCTTCCAAAAGAAAGTACACTGGTCCTCCTTGCTCGATAATCCTCTTGGGGTCAGAAAGCTGTGAACGAATCTTCCGGCGACATGCAGCACTTACGCGAACGTAGTTGCCGATGGCAAACGCCCTCGCTCGAGCTATGTAACGTCCATCTGTGTAAAGCTTTGAAGAAGCttcctttattgcgatagcaatgatatggacactcctgGTGGATTagtgccgtcgccgtgaggttccgtataagtgaaagcgtgtgagggtgagcggcgaacgcggttcaatctcgcgttcGTGAGCGAGGAACGGCGcccagatgcgtgccctctcctctggcgcgcgaggcaggggggtcaggcgagggaggaggggcgttcttgtccggcggctgctagggtgcctcgatgacctcctcgcccgccactccgtaCAGAGCGGAGACAACTGCAGCGTCTGCtatggcgttggccacgcgaatgtCGGACACCGTagcagacgcctttggcggacgccgtaggcaCGCGTTGCCGACACATTAatgtgtcttgaaagcgacctgcgatgtcgccaaagtgcgcgcccgcgcgggcctcatcttgaaagcgatctgcgctgTTTGCAGAGtacgcgtagtgccggtagcttcgtatgcgctgtgctttaaaggttttgttcgcgttgaagcaacaGGTACACGGAGGTCAATAGGCtcacggctgctgccgcgattcctaacacAGCATTTTCACAGATATTTTCTGCTGTCATCGAGCAAGATgggttcatgtttacctgtgcgcgcatgacgccatgctggttaatttagttgaaACATGTGGACGGGCTTGTTCGTTTGCattcatgatagaatgtgtaggcGCGACTAAAGAAGagcgtagaaagaagcagacacacaatgACAGCcgtgtctccgtgtgtctgtttctttttacatcctcgttgagtcacgcttacaggTTCTATCATTGTTATTtcagttaataagcgaatgtatACAAGTTTGTACAGCCGATAAATTAGTAGATGCTTACTTCGTACAactatctactaatttgatatcgtaatcggtgcttcgcctttaaggcagaactgcgaattttttctgACACGCTGACGCAGCAGCGTATTCACTGCATGTGCTGGATTTTCGTGAAAAGAGTTATCCGGCAGGCCCACGACGTTCAATCATGTTGGTGGCAGTCGTTCATGCAGCAAAATGGCGGGTGCAACTCCGGTTTTGGCCTGAAGTCTGCAGCGGTAGACGCCCAAGTAATCTGTCACGGCGACGCAAATATCACGCTGCTCATATACTGTCATCTGCACAACAGACTTCAGAACTATGTTCAACCTTTCAACAAGAGCGTTTGCTTGGGGGTGGTAGACAGACGAGAAGCAGCGGCGTACATCACGCTGCTGAAAGAAGTTCAAATCCAGCCGAGCCGAACCTTGGTCCATGGTCGGAAAGTACCTCGTTGGGGTAACCTTCACGAGCAAACACTTGTACCAGAATCTTCTTGACTGCCGTTGTAGGAACTTCTCTTGCAAAATTAGGTTCAGGCCATTCGCTGTGATAATCAATAAATGTCACTGCACAACGGCACTCGATGAGAGTTTGTTCAAAGGGTCCCATAATATCAATACCAATCTTCTCCCAAGGTTTGTAAGGAAACCCCCCAGGACAACTCTCGCAGTCGACTTTTCGTACGACTGATTTCCGTATGAGATACGTGTATAACTTCCGTAAAACGACGGGTAAGGACATTTGGAACCACTACACTGTCGTCACAGTAAAGTAATTCATGTACAACGGACCGTTCTGCACGTAGAATAAAATATGGCATTTGCTTCGCTTCCAGATCTTTTTTTGAGGCTAGGATGGCGAAGTAATGCACATAACTTTAGGAATGGTACTGTCACTTGCACTCACTGCTTGGACTTCTTTGATCGTTATCATTGGAGAAAGAAGGCAAACGAACTCATCTTCAGCAGCAGCCTCATTAGGTTCTCCTTGCACAGGTAGTCAAGAGAGCGCGTTAGCCACCACATTGTCACTTCCCTCGTGGTACTGTATGGTGTGTTTGTAACAAGGTAGGCGCGCTGACTAATGTGAAATACGCATAGGCCAATGTCGAGTACCTTTTGTTGACAAGAAGGTGACGAGAGCGCTATGGTCAGTTCGCAAGGCAAAGCAACGCCTTAACATACGACAACATACAGAAGAATGCAATCACTTTTGTTGTGGAACGTAGCTGGCGCAATAAAGCACCTTTAAACTCCATTTTTTTACTTGGAGTAGTCGGAAAGGTGTACTCGGATAGGCTTTAAAGGGCAAGTATTTGCGAAATAATTACGATAGAGTTCATTTGCTAGAATAGTAATGGATGATCCTGCATCAACTAGAAGCGAGATAGCCTGACGTTCCACACAGACGGATGTGTAAATCCCGTGTTTATATCCCTTGACAACACAAATGTTTTTTCGCTGCCGTATGAACTAGAGTCATCGTAATCGACTTGCTGAACTTTCTAGGAATGACCAGGCGAGTTAAACATAAAATCCAGATGCCCACTCTTCCCGCAGCGCCGACATCTGCAGTTGGGCGCTTTAAATGCAGAGCTATTTCCAAGATGGCGAGTAACTTCACAACGATAGCATGCTTGAAGGTTCATGCCACTTTGTATTGCAAGCCCGCAAGCTTTGGCTTTTCACTTGTCACAGCGCACATGGTCATCTGTGTTTTGATGATTGAGTGATGAAGTGGGGCATCATCGCAAAATCCCTCAGCTTGACACATGGCCTGTTTGTACTGATTGCGAGCGTGAGAGCTCATGAGATTTTCAATGCGGAGCCTTCAAAAAGTAACTGCTCacgtaaatttatttatttatttatttatttatttatttatttatggtaccctcaaggcatacaagcattatagaggggagggggtcaatcattcaacataagttcagttatttgcacatacacaatcaaaaatttcaaaaaatgggaatgaatgtaatttctaataacaaaaattcacactgTCATGCACGGCTTGTACAATGATTACGGCAAGAACATACCATTGCAACCGATTGAGACACTAAAAGATGAAGTTTCCAACCaacatagagaagaaaaaaaatgttggaatgCGTTAAATTTCGCTGGAAAGAGCTTCACGAAAATGTCCACAGTTGGTAAAGTtaactaatgaggcgggaagattgttccagtcgaggctggttttgggcaggaaagagtgcgagtatgttgcagtgttttggCGAGGGACATAGACTTTATGTTTGTGATCAagtcgagatgaaacaaaattaggcgGCTTAATCAGACGTGTCCTAAgaacatgattatgatgatagatcttatgaaacaatgcaagtcgagatagtttccgtctatttgcaagcgggggcagattaagtatcgatttcatgttagttacgctGGATGTTCGATGATAGTTACTTAGGATAAAACGTGCTGAGCGATTCTGCATTGCCTCCAAGTTATCGGTAAGAGTTGCAAGGCCAGGGTCCAGATTGACGATGCATATTCGAGATTAGATCGGACATAAGTGATACACAACTGTCGCTTGAGTGATGAAGGTGCGAGAAAGAAGTTTCTTTTCaggtaaccaagcatgcgattggcctttgatgttacgtgctcgatgtggtacttccatgaaaggtcattagtaatatgtacaccgaggtatttataggtAGTTACAGATTCTAACGCTGTGCTGTGAAGAAGGTAGTTTGGGCAAGGCATGTTATTACGCGATTCTCTCATTGATTTACATTTAAGAATGTTAAGCTTCATTTTCCACGTTTGACACCAAGCATAAATATTATTTAGGTCACTTTGAAGGATTATTGTGTCAGTGTAATTAGAAATGTTGCggtagataacacaatcatcagcaaaaagacagacagaagaaGCTATGCTagtaggtaaatcattaatataaataaaaaatagtaATGGGCCTAAAACTGAACCCTGTGGCACTCCGGCTGAAACAGGTGCCTCCAGGGAATCGGTTCCATTCACCGTGACGAATTGAGTCCGGTTAGGAAGAAAGTTGCGTATCCAGTGCAGTACTAAAGGGTCAATGTTCAGGCTGGTTAGTTTTAGTATAAGGAGCTCATGGTTtacattatcaaaggctttcgcaaAATCCAAGTATATGCAATCAGTGATGAAGCCGGCATCAAGGAACGCGTGAaggtcattagtaaatgttagtagctgtgtttcacaagaaaaatgtttacgaaaaccatgctgagaTGGATGAAAAAAAGTTATTCGACTCCAAGAAGTTAACTAAGTGAGTAAATATGACATGTTCTAATATTCCAATCCTTGGGCAAGCATCCATCGCTGAGCGATTTGGTGAAAATGTAATTCAAAATGATAGAGCTGTACTCATTAGTGCTTTGCAAGAATGTAGCGTTGATGCCATCCCGACCACACGAAGATGATCGTTTTAGTCTGTTAATAATAGCACGAATGCCGGCTGGGTCAAGCATGATGGGATCCATTGCTGTAAGATGTGCTCTCGGATGAGAAGGAAGTGTGAATATTGGGTCCCAGCACAAGTTTGTAAAGGTGTCATTAAAGATTGAGGCGCAAAGATGCTTCGGAACTGGTTCACTATTGGTATTGAGAGATACGTCGTTGTTATTGCTGCTTTTCATTGTGTTCCAAAAGCGCTTAGGGTTGGTTTTGAGTAAGGACGGAAGCGTTGAATGGAAAAAGGTAAATTTCGCCGTTTTTAGTGCCTCTGAATATGCCGTAGAAGCGGCTTTGTATACAGCCCATCTCTCTGGGTTAGGCGATTTTTTCGCACTACGAAAcagcctgctttttttgttcgatAACCGCTTGAGATATCTGTTTTACCAGGGAGCGTTAGTGTTGT
Encoded here:
- the LOC135909178 gene encoding uncharacterized protein — encoded protein: MKAALRLAVLAIAFAIATAGGFGGLGGGYGGGFGHGGGLGYGGGLGHRGFGGIGGLGGFGYGGGYGGHYGGTYAGSYAGTYAGSYGGGYGGGHGGHLGGFYG